The following proteins are encoded in a genomic region of Nicotiana sylvestris chromosome 4, ASM39365v2, whole genome shotgun sequence:
- the LOC138889841 gene encoding uncharacterized protein, translated as MQSRQKSYANRKVRDMSYMVREKVLLKVSPMKGVMRFGKKGKLSSRFIGPFEVLQRTGKMAYELALSPSLSSVHLVFHVSMLHKNIGDASHVLDFSTVQLDGDLTYDVELVAILERHVRKLRLKDIALMKVQWRGRPVEEATWETKR; from the coding sequence atgcagtcaagacaaaagagttatgctaacaggaaggttcgagatatgTCTTATATGGTTAGGGaaaaggttctactgaaggtttcacccatgaagggtgttatgagatttgggaagaagggtaaattgagttctcggttcattggaccttttgaggtgcttcagaggacgGGAAagatggcttatgagcttgctttgtcacccagcttgtcgagtgtgcatctagtatttcatgtttctatgctccataAGAATATTGGCGAtgcgtctcatgttttggatttcagcacagttcagttagacggtgatttgacctatgatgtggagctagtggctattttggagcggcatgTCCGAAAGTTGAGATTGAAAGATATAGCTttaatgaaagtgcagtggagaggtcggcccgtggaggaggctacttgggagaccaagcgATAA